The following are encoded in a window of Bos indicus x Bos taurus breed Angus x Brahman F1 hybrid chromosome 4, Bos_hybrid_MaternalHap_v2.0, whole genome shotgun sequence genomic DNA:
- the LOC113891314 gene encoding uncharacterized protein LOC113891314 isoform X1, with protein MLSLERKRKNPKSSTDGTTFTFPLLGRRRASFSRLTHTPPPMGSASWRKPPPRRSSRAPTSPPAAFSARPSGASGVPFSPREKESGRGEQSPQLLQTSSPDLPTPGGEILQPVSRWPPVLEARSPKSTSQQGHTPSETSRATKGSGQRHSCMPDVCRCQLRILTTLKNGGNGNTIRAAFENQTAKTGPLWLRRKAQFSVQKVEGIIDKEFRGGW; from the exons atgctgtctctggaaaggaaaagaaagaatccCAAATCATCCACAGATGgtacaactttcacttttcctctctTAGGACGGAGGCGCGCCTCTTTCTCCCGGCTCACTCACACCCCACCCCCGATGGGAAGCGCAAGCTGGAGGAAGCCCCCGCCGCGGCGCTCCTCGCGCGCACCCACCTCACCGCCCGCCGCCTTCAGCGCCCGACCCTCGGGGGCTAGCGGAGTTCCTTTCAGCCCTCGGGAAAAGGAGTCGGGGCGAGGGGAGCAGTCGCCGCAACTGCTCCAAACTTCGTCCCCCGACCTCCCAACTCCGGGAGGTGAAATTCTCCAGCCCGTCTCCAGATGGCCGCCAG TTCTAGAAGCTAGAAGTCCAAAGTCAACGTCTCAGCAAGGCCATACTCCTTCTGAAACCTCTAGG gctaccAAGGGCAGTGGCCAGAGGCATAGTTGCATGCCAG ACGTTTGTAGGTGCCAGTTAAGGATTCTCACCACTTTGAAAAATGGTGGGAATGGAAATACTATACGGGCTGCATTTGAGAACCAGACTGCAAAGACA GGTCCACTGTGGCTGAGGAGGAAAGCACAGTTCTCTGTACAGAAGGTAGAAG
- the LOC113891314 gene encoding uncharacterized protein LOC113891314 isoform X2, whose protein sequence is MLSLERKRKNPKSSTDGTTFTFPLLGRRRASFSRLTHTPPPMGSASWRKPPPRRSSRAPTSPPAAFSARPSGASGVPFSPREKESGRGEQSPQLLQTSSPDLPTPGGEILQPVSRWPPVLEARSPKSTSQQGHTPSETSRATKGSGQRHSCMPDVCRCQLRILTTLKNGGNGNTIRAAFENQTAKTGHDSRFLD, encoded by the exons atgctgtctctggaaaggaaaagaaagaatccCAAATCATCCACAGATGgtacaactttcacttttcctctctTAGGACGGAGGCGCGCCTCTTTCTCCCGGCTCACTCACACCCCACCCCCGATGGGAAGCGCAAGCTGGAGGAAGCCCCCGCCGCGGCGCTCCTCGCGCGCACCCACCTCACCGCCCGCCGCCTTCAGCGCCCGACCCTCGGGGGCTAGCGGAGTTCCTTTCAGCCCTCGGGAAAAGGAGTCGGGGCGAGGGGAGCAGTCGCCGCAACTGCTCCAAACTTCGTCCCCCGACCTCCCAACTCCGGGAGGTGAAATTCTCCAGCCCGTCTCCAGATGGCCGCCAG TTCTAGAAGCTAGAAGTCCAAAGTCAACGTCTCAGCAAGGCCATACTCCTTCTGAAACCTCTAGG gctaccAAGGGCAGTGGCCAGAGGCATAGTTGCATGCCAG ACGTTTGTAGGTGCCAGTTAAGGATTCTCACCACTTTGAAAAATGGTGGGAATGGAAATACTATACGGGCTGCATTTGAGAACCAGACTGCAAAGACA GGCCATGACAGCCGATTCCTAGACTGA